A single window of Drosophila suzukii chromosome 3, CBGP_Dsuzu_IsoJpt1.0, whole genome shotgun sequence DNA harbors:
- the LOC108005777 gene encoding cationic amino acid transporter 4, producing MPSSRRAILRHILSGICTKMNRTKSVPTDVMETPLNRCLNTFDIALLGIGHMVGAGIYVLTGTVAKEMAGPGIILSFVLAGFISMLAALCYAEFGTRVPKAGSAYVYTYISMGEFWAFVIGWNILLEHMLGAASVARAWSGYVDSMLGGWIGNTTLELTGGIHEPGLAQYPDILAFLVCIVYAAALAGGVKATAVFNSLLTLVNIAVMILVISVGFWYADSKNWSEAEGGFLPYGVGGVIAGAATCFYAFVGFDSIATSGEEAKNPSVSIPVATVISLFVVTVGYILVSAALTLMIPISEINPAASLPEAFGQLNLSWAKYLISIGALCGMTTTLLGSLFALPRCMYAMASDGLLFSCFGKINPTTQVPLLNLAVSGVLSACLALVFDLAKLVEFMSIGTLLAYTIVSASVIILRYRPMERIHTTIRVPAVAGSPDDDDDDDEDVASQSSMDTSSPTSEMIEEVLAGRLKAQFRCLEPLLGRFEPGSVVSVAVMMFIFLSFAICVELKVSWTQLYTGTWWALIIYGFIIFAASTCVAVIAVHNQNTRGLIFKVPLVPFVPALGIFCNILLMVHLDAVTWVRFFVWVCIGMVVYFLYGIRNSKEGEVCSSYSILMTTSEAGKVPWGSFKGSSGGKKSSKHTIFERFTGRTKAEDKKSIVEESENETSGYS from the exons ATGCCGAGCTCAAGACGTGCGATTCTAAGGCACATATTGTCGGGGATATGCACCAAAATGAATCGCACCAAGTCGGTGCCCACTGACGTCATGGAGACGCCGCTGAACCGATGCCTCAACACCTTCGACATCGCTCTATTGG GCATCGGCCATATGGTTGGCGCTGGGATCTACGTGCTGACTGGAACTGTGGCCAAGGAGATGGCTGGACCAGGGATCATACTATCCTTTGTCTTGGCCGGATTTATATCCATGCTGGCGGCTCTTTGCTACGCGGAATTCGGAACTCGAGTTCCCAAGGCGGGATCGGCCTATGTGTACACCTACATCTCGATGGGTGAGTTCTGGGCCTTTGTCATCGGTTGGAACATCCTGCTGGAGCACATGCTAGGAGCAGCTTCGGTGGCTCGGGCATGGAGTGGATATGTGGACTCAATGCTGGGCGGTTGGATTGGTAATACCACTCTGGAGCTGACTGGAGGAATTCATGAACCGGGACTCGCTCAATACCCAGACATCCTGGCCTTCCTCGTCTGCATCGTTTATGCGGCTGCTCTGGCCGGAGGAGTCAAGGCCACGGCGGTGTTCAACAGTCTACTCACCCTGGTCAATATAGCCGTCATGATCTTGGTCATCAGCGTGGGATTTTGGTATGCGGATAGCAAGAATTGGTCCGAGGCGGAGGGTGGCTTCTTACCCTACGGCGTTGGAGGAGTCATCGCGGGAGCGGCCACCTGTTTCTATGCCTTCGTGGGCTTCGACTCGATAGCCACGTCCGGTGAGGAGGCCAAGAACCCATCGGTTTCCATTCCAGTTGCCACGGTGATCTCTCTGTTTGTGGTCACAGTGGGCTACATCCTGGTGAGTGCCGCCCTGACCCTCATGATTCCCATCAGTGAGATCAATCCGGCTGCCTCGCTGCCCGAGGCCTTTGGGCAACTGAATCTATCCTGGGCCAAGTACCTGATCTCCATAGGAGCTCTGTGCGGGATGACGACCACCCTGCTGGGATCCCTGTTCGCGCTGCCGCGCTGCATGTACGCCATGGCCTCGGATGGATTGCTCTTCAGCTGCTTCGGCAAGATCAACCCCACCACCCAGGTCCCTCTACTCAACCTGGCCGTATCCGGGGTGTTGAGTGCTTGTCTCGCCCTGGTCTTCGATCTGGCCAAGCTGGTGGAGTTTATGTCCATTGGAACCCTGCTGGCCTACACCATCGTTTCGGCCAGTGTGATCATCCTTCGCTATCGACCAATGGAGCGAATTCATACGACCATTAGAGTGCCAGCGGTGGCCGGAAGTCCTGATGACGACGATGATGACGATGAGgatgtggcctcgcagtccaGCATGGATACTTCTTCGCCCACTAGTGAGATGATCGAGGAAGTGTTGGCGGGCAGACTTAAGGCCCAGTTCAGGTGTTTGGAACCTCTGCTGGGACGCTTTGAGCCCGGTTCCGTGGTCTCCGTAGCCGTGATGATGTTCATCTTCTTGAGCTTTGCCATCTGTGTGGAGCTGAAGGTGTCGTGGACGCAACTTTACAcgggcacctggtgggccctGATCATATACGGATTCATCATTTTCGCCGCCAGCACCTGTGTGGCCGTTATAGCTGTCCATAACCAGAATACCCGTGGCCTGATTTTCAAAGTTCCCCTGGTTCCGTTCGTTCCGGCTCTTGGAATCTTTTGTAACATTCTGCTGATGGTCCACTTGGATGCCGTGACTTGGGTACGCTTTTTCGTCTGGGTTTGCATCGGCATGGTGGTGTACTTCCTATACGGAATTCGCAACAGCAAAGAGGGTGAGGTCTGCTCCTCCTACTCCATCCTGATGACCACTTCCGAAGCTGGTAAGGTTCCGTGGGGATCGTTCAAGGGATCTTCAGGGGGTAAAAAGAGCAGCAAGCACACCATCTTTGAGAGATTTACGGGTCGCACCAAGGCGGAGGACAAGAAATCCATTGTGGAGGAGAGTGAAAACGAAACCTCTGGATACTCCtaa
- the trbl gene encoding tribbles produces MDNSSGQNSRTASAASSTSKIVNTTNYSSPASPTVASTSSSGSSMSSSQEDTVLGLFTPKKEFAHAKVLQTIREKLLTPGGACELQALGIAAEPTDQQPVKLIQQRYLISAQPSHISAAVAAKTPASYRHLVDLTASNLRCVNIYTGEQFLCRIVNEPMHKVQRAYFQLQQQDEELRRSTIYGHPLIRPVHDIIPLSKDRTYILIAPVPQERDSTGGVTGVYENLHTYIRHEKRLCETEARAIFHQICQTVQVCHRNGIILRDLKLKRFYFIDEARTKLQYESLEGSMILDGEDDTLSDKIGCPLYTAPELLCPQPTYKGKPADMWSLGVILYTMLVGQYPFYEKANCNLITVIRHGNVQIPMTLSKSVRWLLLSLLRKDFTERMTASHIFLTPWLREQRPFHMYLPVNVEVAEDWSDAEEEDEGTATDAIDEDEGVLCPTEADKDEYEDIGVEPLDYTRTTLQMAQNANGLSTEPEPDTDVDMG; encoded by the exons ATGGATAACAGTAGCGGTCAAAATAGCAGAACAGCATCAGCAGCGTCGTCGACTAGTAAAATAGTTAACACCACCAACTATTCATCACCAGCCTCGCCAACAGTCGCGTCCACCTCCTCCTCAGGCAGCAGCATGAGTTCCAGCCAGGAGGACACTGTACTGGGCCTGTTCACACCGAAAAAGGAGTTTGCCCATGCCAAGGTGCTGCAGACCATACGGGAGAAGCTACTGACGCCCGGCGGAGCATGTGAGCTTCAGGCCTTGGGCATCGCTGCGGAACCCACGGACCAGCAGCCCGTCAAGCTGATCCAACAGCGCTACCTGATCAGCGCCCAGCCTAGTCATATCTCGGCAGCCGTGGCCGCCAAGACGCCCGCCTCATACCGCCACCTGGTCGATCTCACCGCCTCCAATCTGCGCTGCGTGAACATCTATACGGGGGAGCAGTTCCTCTGCCGGATTGTCAACGAGCCGATGCACAAGGTTCAGCGCGCGTACTtccaactgcagcagcaggaCGAGGAGCTGCGCCGCAGCACCATCTATGGCCATCCATTGATTCGACCCGTTCACGATATCATACCGCTGTCGAAGGATCGTACCTACATCCTGATCGCACCCGTGCCCCAGGAGAGGGACTCCACGGGCGGGGTGACGGGGGTGTACGAGAACCTGCACACCTACATTCGCCACGAGAAGCGACTGTGCGAGACGGAGGCTAGAGCCATCTTCCACCAGATCTGCCAGACCGTTCAGGTGTGCCACCGCAACGGGATTATCCTCAGGGACCTCAAGCTCAAGCGGTTCTACTTCATCGACGAGGCCAG AACCAAACTGCAGTATGAATCGCTAGAAGGCTCAATGATCCTCGACGGCGAGGACGACACTCTGAGCGACAAGATCGGCTGTCCATTGTACACCGCCCCGGAACTCCTGTGCCCCCAGCCCACGTACAAGGGCAAGCCGGCGGACATGTGGTCGCTGGGCGTGATCCTCTACACGATGCTGGTGGGTCAGTATCCGTTCTACGAGAAGGCCAACTGCAACCTCATCACCGTGATCCGGCATGGCAACGTCCAGATCCCCATGACGCTGTCCAAGTCGGTGCGCTGGCTTTTACTGTCCTTACTGCGAAAGGATTTCACGGAACGCATGACCGCCAGCCACATTTTCCTGACACCGTGGCTGCGAGAGCAGCGCCCCTTCCACATGTACCTGCCCGTTAACGTGGAGGTGGCCGAGGACTGGAGCGatgcggaggaggaggacgagggCACAGCCACCGATGCGATCGACGAGGATGAGGGCGTACTGTGCCCGACTGAGGCCGACAAGGACGAGTACGAGGACATTGGCGTGGAGCCACTGGACTACACTCGCACCACACTCCAGATGGCCCAGAATGCCAACGGCTTGTCCACGGAGCCCGAACCTGATACGGATGTGGACATGGGCTGA
- the LOC108005822 gene encoding F-box/WD repeat-containing protein 4, with the protein MHATRMGLKDLTTDCLLCIFDYCSEADLLCLCKADPALEYIIDTHYFYPLSYDLLLCGHRNNPRIEQRNRKRQKNYERIQVSKNWVSGTYFERPYFHHAQMFRTKLCLEANYLYITHAGYLRKYRRTSYDALQRRYEVEFSTSTQTDISDFVKKQDTIFAGRVCGSCFHYDADGITEQRMHPANEYLYCVDFVKDLFATSTDTCCKLWQRNQEFGMAHFDMVMNLPHAFRSLELSSDGQWLYGGLYSDKGDRRALRAVHVESGEEMVFNSNTMAIYDLKLKDDQVIFTANFDATFRMFDRRIDRDVAIWEDPFDSSFYSLEYDGLYAALVGTNRHSRVNLYDIRMPQYVQLYFPGRTREHKAFSPVYSLACDSQYMFVATDHNLRVFDFKANCGIRRDYSNINGLMKR; encoded by the exons ATGCATGCAACCCGTATGGGTTTAAAAGATCTAACCACCGATTGTCTGCTTTGCATCTTTGACTACTGTTCGGAGGCGGATCTTCTGTGCCTGTGCAAGGCGGATCCGGCTCTGGAATATATAATAGACACTCACTACTTCTACCCACTTTCCTACGACCTCCTACTTTGTGGCCACCGGAATAATCCCAGAATCGAACAGAG GAACCGAAAGCGACAGAAAAACTATGAACGGATTCAGGTGTCCAAGAACTGGGTTAGTGGAACCTATTTCGAACGCCCCTACTTCCACCATGCCCAGATGTTTCGCACCAAACTGTGCCTGGAGGCGAACTACCTGTACATTACCCATGCAGGCTACTTACGGAAGTACCGGCGCACCAGCTACGATGCACTGCAGCGTCGCTACGAGGTGGAGTTCAGTACGTCCACCCAAACAGATATCTCCGATTTCGTCAAGAAGCAGGACACCATATTCGCTGGACGGGTGTGCGGGTCGTGCTTTCATTACGATGCCGATGGCATTACGGAACAAAGAATGCATCCGGCCAACGAGTATCTGTACTGCGTGGACTTTGTCAAAGATCTGTTCGCCACCAGCACCGATACCTGTTGCAAACTGTGGCAGCGGAACCAGGAGTTCGGCATGGCGCACTTCGACATGGTGATGAATTTGCCGCACGCCTTCAGATCCCTTGAACTTAGTTCAGATGGCCAGTGGCTATATGGGGGTCTCTACTCGGACAAGGGTGACCGCCGCGCTCTGAGGGCTGTCCACGTGGAAAG TGGCGAGGAAATGGTTTTCAACTCAAACACAATGGCCATTTACGACCTAAAACTGAAAGATGACCAAGTTATTTTCACGGCGAACTTCGACGCAACGTTTAGGATGTTTGATCGACGCATCGATCGAGATGTGGCAATTTGGGAGGATCCCTTCGACTCTTCCTTTTATTCGCTGGAGTACGATGGACTGTATGCGGCGCTGGTCGGCACCAACAGACATTCACGAGTCAATCTGTACGATATAAGAATGCCACAATATGTACAATTATACTTTCCGGGAAGGACGCGAGAGCACAAAGCATTTTCACCCGTGTACAGCCTTGCATGTGATAGCCAATATATGTTTGTTGCCACCGATCATAACCTTCGAGTGTTTGACTTTAAGGCAAACTGTGGAATTCGGAGGGACTACAGCAATATTAACGGACTTATGAAAAGATAA